A part of Synechococcus sp. KORDI-49 genomic DNA contains:
- a CDS encoding histidine triad nucleotide-binding protein — MADDTIFGKILRGEIPCDEVYSDDRCLAFRDIAPQAPVHVLVIPRKPIESLRSADAEDGDLLGHLLLVAARVAKQEGLEDWRTVINSGAAAGQTVFHLHVHVLGGRPLAWPPG; from the coding sequence ATGGCGGACGACACGATCTTCGGAAAGATCCTTCGCGGTGAGATTCCCTGCGATGAGGTCTACAGCGATGACCGATGCCTGGCCTTCCGGGACATTGCGCCCCAGGCTCCGGTGCATGTGCTGGTGATTCCGCGGAAACCGATCGAGAGCCTGCGGTCCGCGGACGCCGAGGACGGGGATCTGCTGGGCCACCTGCTGCTGGTGGCGGCGCGCGTCGCCAAGCAGGAGGGCCTGGAGGACTGGCGCACGGTGATCAACAGTGGCGCAGCAGCGGGGCAGACGGTGTTCCACCTGCATGTGCATGTGCTCGGTGGTCGTCCTCTGGCCTGGCCGCCCGGCTGA
- a CDS encoding DNA-directed RNA polymerase, translated as MNDRETELAAKQIQREQELNDRAYKKWKRELEEQEKKSDGSNTPYARKFKHMYFDEIVKGLQSEIDEPTRIRSSHATAVIKRCLGLNLTYKKNKYTGEKEIQPSDERSNYFDLDLAVFVALQIILDNAMSPPMKEKMVDKKTGQEKVVYPAVDRSNLIDKIAKRVEQQIYFKYVEKCFPEYFADIDKFCSGGDDRPRSSSFYWRYNMMRALKRKGEELRKEGRITEAEAMEWKPFGADRKHIGSWLLSGCLKYGSDLFEEHTKQIEGNQKAVYVVLTDAAERWKDHYIAQQKKWCFDDLPMLCVPVEATNEHFGSWILSADLLKPQEHKGELRTSPLYLEYINRLQSVPYKVNPFITQLLSYLYNRNLKLGKFVPHIYQKPIDLAQAIGVVRRGDYEQEGKELRAKEEEFRQAKKNWSNEHARQLMKVEKGRRSRQVYNILNDLQKLDRFYYPHMWDFRGRAYCLCKTSPEPQGTDYQKAAIMFAEPQPIDEHTKFWLCVEIANNAGKDKVSFGERVEWVIQNIEDIKMIATMFEKDNEQQALSYLEGIDKPFQFAAACEEFYRIFITRERTTTTIRCGVDMSCSAAGIHAGWKLDAADAEAVNITPSNTPQDLYLRVWNRLLEVNRSYPVPPIRTTLLDEWTTLGYGRNVAKKMIMVFQYSAGLRKQMSEFYKIHDEIDESLQMNRDEIKSLWKLWEQTTQSSMSVDSVIGWFQDRVKEIYDMGKKEVLIPNAAGAVQVMKYPEYETPKRVVSFHNGRFTERQPTGKPDLKAWKRAITANATHMTDSAIMVIALHDFEYSFSTIHDAAHTYATGAMNTMLDRLKEGYIQAVGMDIWDRFRELNGLPIEPATDFPKSNTLDLEVVRDSQYIFA; from the coding sequence ATGAATGATAGAGAAACTGAACTCGCCGCTAAACAAATACAAAGAGAACAAGAACTAAACGACAGAGCGTATAAAAAGTGGAAGAGAGAACTTGAGGAACAAGAAAAGAAAAGTGATGGTTCTAATACTCCCTACGCTCGCAAGTTCAAACATATGTATTTTGACGAGATTGTAAAAGGATTACAGAGTGAGATAGATGAACCTACTCGTATTAGGTCTTCTCACGCAACCGCAGTAATCAAAAGATGTTTAGGACTAAACCTAACCTACAAGAAAAATAAATACACAGGCGAAAAGGAAATCCAACCAAGTGATGAGAGGTCAAACTATTTTGATTTAGACCTCGCTGTCTTCGTCGCACTTCAAATCATTTTGGATAACGCTATGTCTCCACCTATGAAAGAAAAGATGGTGGATAAGAAAACAGGACAAGAGAAGGTTGTCTATCCTGCGGTGGATAGGTCAAACCTTATAGATAAGATTGCGAAGAGAGTAGAACAACAAATCTATTTCAAGTATGTAGAAAAGTGTTTTCCTGAATACTTCGCAGACATCGATAAGTTCTGTTCTGGTGGTGATGATAGACCTCGCAGTTCTTCTTTCTATTGGCGATACAATATGATGAGAGCGTTGAAAAGGAAGGGAGAAGAACTACGGAAAGAAGGAAGGATTACAGAAGCGGAAGCGATGGAATGGAAACCATTTGGCGCTGATAGAAAACACATAGGTTCGTGGTTGTTGTCTGGTTGTCTAAAGTATGGAAGTGATTTGTTTGAGGAACATACGAAACAAATCGAAGGTAATCAAAAAGCGGTTTATGTAGTTCTTACAGACGCCGCAGAGAGATGGAAAGACCATTACATCGCACAACAAAAGAAATGGTGTTTCGATGATTTACCTATGTTGTGTGTTCCGGTTGAGGCAACAAACGAACACTTTGGTAGTTGGATACTTTCCGCAGACCTTCTTAAACCACAGGAACATAAAGGTGAGTTGAGAACAAGTCCCTTGTATCTGGAATACATCAACCGATTACAGAGTGTTCCTTACAAAGTCAATCCCTTTATTACTCAACTCCTTTCTTACCTTTACAACCGCAACCTCAAGTTAGGTAAGTTCGTTCCTCACATCTATCAGAAACCAATCGATTTAGCGCAAGCGATAGGTGTGGTTAGAAGAGGTGATTACGAACAGGAAGGAAAGGAACTGCGAGCGAAAGAAGAGGAGTTTAGACAAGCGAAAAAGAACTGGTCTAATGAACACGCTCGACAACTGATGAAGGTTGAGAAAGGAAGGAGGTCTCGTCAGGTTTATAACATTCTCAACGACTTACAAAAACTTGATAGGTTTTACTATCCTCATATGTGGGATTTCAGAGGCAGAGCGTATTGTCTTTGTAAAACATCACCAGAACCACAGGGAACCGATTATCAAAAGGCGGCGATTATGTTCGCTGAACCACAACCAATAGATGAACATACAAAGTTCTGGTTATGTGTAGAGATTGCGAATAATGCCGGTAAGGATAAGGTTTCGTTTGGTGAGAGAGTTGAGTGGGTTATTCAGAACATAGAAGACATCAAAATGATTGCGACTATGTTTGAGAAAGATAATGAACAACAGGCGCTGTCCTATTTGGAAGGTATTGATAAACCTTTCCAGTTCGCTGCCGCCTGCGAAGAGTTCTATCGAATCTTTATCACGAGAGAACGAACCACTACCACCATTCGATGTGGTGTCGATATGTCCTGTTCCGCTGCCGGTATTCACGCTGGTTGGAAGTTAGACGCCGCTGACGCAGAGGCGGTGAATATCACTCCGTCAAACACGCCACAAGACCTCTACCTTCGCGTCTGGAACCGATTGTTAGAGGTGAATAGGTCTTACCCTGTTCCACCGATTAGAACCACCCTGTTGGACGAATGGACGACACTTGGTTATGGACGGAATGTCGCGAAGAAGATGATTATGGTTTTTCAATACTCGGCAGGACTTCGAAAACAAATGAGTGAGTTCTACAAAATCCACGATGAGATAGATGAATCACTTCAAATGAATCGGGATGAAATCAAATCACTCTGGAAACTCTGGGAACAAACAACTCAATCATCTATGTCTGTTGATAGTGTTATTGGTTGGTTCCAGGATAGAGTAAAGGAAATCTATGATATGGGTAAGAAAGAGGTTCTTATCCCTAACGCTGCCGGAGCGGTTCAGGTTATGAAATATCCTGAATATGAAACACCGAAGCGGGTTGTCTCATTCCACAACGGAAGATTTACCGAGAGACAACCAACGGGAAAACCCGACTTGAAAGCGTGGAAGAGAGCGATTACAGCGAATGCGACACATATGACTGATAGCGCGATTATGGTTATCGCTCTTCACGACTTTGAATATTCCTTCTCCACCATCCACGACGCCGCTCATACTTACGCGACAGGAGCGATGAACACGATGTTGGACAGGTTGAAGGAAGGTTATATCCAAGCGGTAGGTATGGACATCTGGGATAGGTTCAGAGAACTGAATGGATTACCTATTGAACCGGCAACAGATTTTCCAAAGTCCAATACACTTGATTTAGAGGTTGTTAGAGATAGTCAATACATCTTTGCCTGA
- a CDS encoding single-stranded DNA-binding protein, producing MTRKTFIASVVLEGYQAILIPSKFGYSLAGTMDEDLIPQLKEDRRESLEWCKSKLKNPKRSSLNPEPWEKVSENKYKIKFSWNEEVKPKVVDTDCVEIKDTSLPLVPGCRVRVAFYQKPYILKDGITYGTSFKSIGVQVVSLSEPSMLELFGKIDGYKIG from the coding sequence ATGACTCGTAAAACTTTTATTGCGTCTGTTGTATTAGAAGGTTATCAAGCGATACTCATACCATCCAAGTTTGGTTATTCTTTGGCGGGAACGATGGATGAGGATTTGATTCCACAACTCAAAGAGGATAGAAGAGAGTCGTTGGAATGGTGTAAATCTAAACTGAAAAATCCGAAGCGTTCTTCACTAAATCCTGAACCTTGGGAAAAGGTTAGTGAGAACAAATATAAAATAAAGTTCTCCTGGAATGAAGAAGTCAAACCAAAAGTAGTGGATACAGATTGTGTTGAGATAAAAGATACTTCACTTCCACTTGTTCCAGGTTGTAGGGTAAGAGTTGCGTTTTATCAGAAACCTTACATTCTCAAAGATGGAATAACTTATGGAACTTCATTCAAGTCGATTGGTGTTCAGGTTGTATCCTTATCTGAACCTTCTATGTTGGAGTTGTTCGGTAAGATTGATGGGTATAAGATAGGATGA
- a CDS encoding tyrosine-type recombinase/integrase, with amino-acid sequence MPKVIDKRKVLGGRGSVVLYGSGTSAGHYFYRELIKGTKTYKTKRIDGVSNMDEAETACVDIAFELNKEPDVSVVIEGSRNEKQAQPKERNYKTGLITNRRRRAQPIEIAVNRWLEAEQEKVDAGLMKQASKDRKESIFRLHIIPFLLGKGITLTSDINITTFDDYPIYRSETTTICRKQEIGKFREWCRNYLVKNRLMDSELVMDKSFLPKTIVKQTDLLRNPAITPEDWKIIIDFVRDEWRHRPLYQENQSGWYFRNLFWHYLLFSKNTGMSPEEIHKLRWRQIEIIDEGRINSEGKRVSWEVAYINTIRAKTQQAREVPANQARELRRWKEWLEEYIESNNMKNVEINKNTLVYGDVRRNWTGFSHKHYGEVWRDIREELKDKLTGHRFSPHPYTLYSLRSTFIEDQLMKGTPVMEVAEMAGHDIRETQRTYARLNLRRKGRELTMPELGKKRIERSKVDLFEDDTDE; translated from the coding sequence ATGCCGAAGGTAATCGACAAACGCAAGGTTTTAGGAGGTAGAGGTTCTGTCGTTCTGTATGGAAGTGGAACTTCTGCGGGACATTACTTTTATCGAGAACTTATCAAGGGAACTAAAACCTATAAGACGAAGAGGATTGATGGTGTTTCCAATATGGATGAGGCAGAGACGGCGTGTGTAGATATTGCCTTTGAGTTGAACAAGGAACCTGATGTTTCAGTAGTGATAGAAGGAAGTCGTAATGAAAAACAGGCGCAACCAAAGGAGAGGAACTATAAAACAGGACTAATAACCAATAGAAGAAGGAGAGCGCAACCTATTGAGATTGCGGTAAATAGATGGTTAGAGGCGGAACAAGAGAAGGTTGATGCCGGACTAATGAAACAGGCATCGAAGGATAGGAAGGAGAGTATCTTCCGTCTTCACATCATCCCATTCCTACTGGGAAAAGGAATCACACTAACTTCTGATATCAACATCACCACCTTTGATGATTACCCTATCTATCGAAGTGAAACCACAACTATTTGTAGGAAACAAGAGATAGGTAAGTTTAGGGAATGGTGTCGTAACTACTTGGTAAAGAATAGGTTGATGGATAGTGAGTTGGTAATGGATAAGAGTTTCTTGCCGAAGACAATCGTCAAACAAACTGACTTATTGAGAAACCCTGCGATAACACCAGAGGATTGGAAGATTATTATTGACTTCGTTAGGGATGAGTGGAGACATAGACCTCTTTACCAAGAGAATCAAAGTGGATGGTATTTCCGTAATCTATTCTGGCACTACTTACTATTTAGTAAGAACACGGGAATGTCTCCTGAAGAAATACATAAGTTGAGGTGGAGACAGATTGAGATTATTGATGAAGGGAGAATCAATAGTGAAGGTAAGAGAGTGTCGTGGGAAGTCGCTTACATCAACACCATCAGAGCGAAGACACAACAGGCGAGAGAAGTTCCCGCGAATCAGGCGAGAGAGTTGAGGAGATGGAAGGAATGGTTAGAGGAATATATCGAATCAAATAATATGAAGAATGTGGAAATCAATAAGAACACTCTTGTCTATGGTGATGTGAGAAGGAACTGGACAGGTTTCTCACATAAGCACTATGGAGAAGTATGGAGAGACATAAGAGAGGAGTTGAAGGACAAACTAACTGGACATAGGTTTAGTCCTCATCCTTATACCCTTTACTCTCTTCGTTCTACTTTTATTGAAGACCAGTTGATGAAAGGAACTCCTGTGATGGAAGTCGCAGAGATGGCGGGACACGACATCAGAGAGACACAAAGAACCTATGCGAGGTTGAACCTACGAAGGAAGGGAAGAGAACTAACTATGCCGGAACTTGGTAAGAAAAGGATTGAGAGAAGTAAGGTTGATTTATTTGAGGATGATACGGACGAATGA